The Erythrolamprus reginae isolate rEryReg1 chromosome 5, rEryReg1.hap1, whole genome shotgun sequence genome window below encodes:
- the LOC139167465 gene encoding pulmonary surfactant-associated protein A-like has translation MTPLMLIYVASVLAIFSLPCHGQEAKCAGAPGIPGTPGANGLPGRDGRDGMRGETGPPGPRGPPNGLPGASGRDGIQGPRGPKGETGEKGDGGPPGPEGRAAFLDPDMQRALRSLGERILRLEGVLALKGLINKTEEKIFATNGKRVDFDAIIQACQLSGGSIATPMNEKENDAILQILKEQNQYTYLGIKESSVPGSFEYFDETPVNYTNWRRYEPNGKGAENCVEMQTDGNWIDKKCNQYRLVVCEF, from the exons ATGACACCGCTGATGTTGATTTACGTGGCATCCGTACTGGCTATTTTTTCCCTACCGTGTCACGGGCAGGAGGCCAAATGTGCTGGCGCTCCAGGAATCCCAGGGACCCCAGGGGCTAACGGACTTCCTGGGAGAGATGGACGGGATGGCATGAGAGGAGAAACGGGACCACCAG GCCCCAGGGGACCCCCCAACGGTTTGCCAGGGGCTTCTGGAAGAGATGGGATTCAAGGGCCAAGAGGCCCAAAAGGTGAAACAGGAGAGAAAGGAGACGGTGGACCTCCTGGACCGGAAG GCCGTGCAGCTTTCCTCGATCCAGACATGCAGAGAGCTCTCAGAAGTCTGGGAGAGAGGATCCTAAGACTTGAAGGAG TTCTGGCCTTGAAGGGACTGATCAATAAGACGgaggaaaaaatatttgcaaCCAATGGGAAGAGAGTTGACTTTGACGCAATAATCCAAGCCTGTCAACTTTCAGGGGGTTCCATCGCAACACCCATGAATGAAAAGGAGAACGAtgctattttgcaaattttgaaAGAACAAAATCAATACACCTACTTAGGAATTAAGGAAAGTTCCGTTCCAGGATCCTTTGAGTATTTTGATGAAACGCCTGTCAATTACACCAACTGGCGTCGATACGAGCCAAATGGAAAAGGGGCAGAAAATTGTGTTGAGATGCAAACTGACGGAAATTGGATTGACAAAAAATGCAACCAGTATCGCCTCGTTGTCTGTGAATTTTAA